One genomic region from Scomber scombrus chromosome 19, fScoSco1.1, whole genome shotgun sequence encodes:
- the LOC134000747 gene encoding exocyst complex component 3-like, with product MTDKSKRKKVKIRPGIPWGKNGKPLPENNQEGDIHEEDEDDNPSTQTTLNTHEEQESAKEITLQELAELLQVTPDDIFEDESCCAVPISAQENQDSVVQLIERSVNQHFPKPPAELERNLQQHLLELETVVQTQLERLASRITCKELMGCLLECYHHQTIDHLLGLLQNISTSKNSFMLLNWVQHTYLSRDLPAAASPQRVDHIKYVDLILFTEWVTKAKDKLLENVQKDVRASLEKILQNERSQEGGDSDEAFIQLNVDSIQCTNAMYKSAETVSKTLSDRVQEVCFQELLVFVRRYTNEQTEILRNQTQKAEPDMKLFLKTLQNCEALKLHVQTKSHKIKTSPLENTVKALDEMKDGTFKLLLEIVAGYAESHLQNYFKSKNKHFSKLVEEVKMRFPKLMWCQDVQERVMDEVYKLITQLYVKHLVQSNQRKLKKCWSADVWQKVTDDAELLHSTISDVTPDVQQRNLMLLKITELLKCKDPDGLKLEVTSMQQMGITKSEDLELLLQWKGLSNREVREVLEALPDHQPRPTSVSWCSCFITR from the exons ATGACGGACAAGTCAAAACGGAAAAAGGTGAAAATTCGGCCAGGCATTCCTTGGGGGAAAAATGGGAAACCTTTACCTGAGAACAATCAGGAAG GAGATATCCATGAAGAGGACGAGGATGACAACCCCTCAACTCAGACCACCTTAAACACCCATGAGGAACAGGAGAGTGCGAAAGAGATCACACTTCAGGAACTAGCTGAGCTTCTTCAGGTGACACCTGATGACATCTTTGAGGATGAATCTTGTTGTGCAGTGCCTATTTCAGCACAGGAGAACCAGGACAGTGTTGTTCAACTGATAGAAAGATCTGTGAACCAGCATTTTCCGAAGCCACCGGCAGAGCTGGAGAGGAACCTTCAGCAGCACCTGTTGGAACTGGAGACAGTCGTGCAGACTCAGCTTGAGAGGCTGGCTTCCCGGATTACATGTAAGGAGTTGATGGGTTGTCTGCTTGAGTGCTACCATCATCAGACAATTGATCACCTGCTTGGTCTACTCCAGAACATCAGCACCTCCAAGAATTCCTTCATGCTGTTAAACTGGGTCCAACACACATATCTGAG TCGGGACCTACCAGCCGCTGCTTCCCCTCAAAGAGTGGATCACATAAAATATGTCGACCTCATACTGTTTACAGAGTGGGTGACAAAAGCAAAGGACAAACTGCTCGAAAATGTGCAG AAAGACGTCAGAGCATCTCTGGAGAAAATCCTGCAGAATGAGAGAAGCCAAGAAGGTGGTGATAGTGACGAAGCTTTCATTCAACTGAATGTGGACTCTATTCAG TGCACCAATGCCATGTACAAATCTGCAGAAACAGTCAGCAAAACACTGTCTGACCGTGTTCAGGAAGTTTGTTTCCAAGAGCTGCTGGTGTTTGTCAGGAG gtACACTAATGAGCAGACTGAGATTCTTagaaatcaaacacaaaagGCAGAGCCAGACATGAAACTCTTTCTGAAGACTTTGCAAAACTGTGAAGCTCTCAA gcTGCATGTCCAGACCAAAAGTCACAAGATCAAAACTTCCCCTCTTGAAAACACTGTGAAAGCACTTGATGAGATGAAAGATGGAACTTTCAAGCTCCTTTTGGAGATTGTTGCTGGCTACGCAGAG AGCCACCTTCAGAACTACTTCAAATCGAAGAACAAGCATTTCTCCAAGTTGGTTGAAGAAGTAAAAATGCGTTTCCCCAAACTAATGTGGTGTCAGGATGTCCAAGAG AGAGTGATGGATGAGGTCTATAAGCTCATTACTCAACTTTACGTCAAACATCTTGTGCAAAGCAACCAGAGAAAGCTAAAGAAGTGCTGGAGCGCTGATGTTTGGCAAAAAGTGACTGACGATGCTGAGCTGCTTCACTCCACCATCTCAGACGTG ACCCCTGATGTCCAACAGCGAAACCTCATGCTGCTGAAAATCACAGAATTGTTGAAGTGCAAGGACCCAGATGGACTGAAACTTGAAGTTACAAGCATGCAGCAGATGGGTATCACAAAGAG TGAGGATCTGGAGCTCCTGCTGCAATGGAAAGGTCTCTCTAACCGAGAGGTCAGGGAGGTGCTGGAGGCCCTTCCTGACCATCAACCCAGACCCACATCTGTATCCTGGTGCAGCTGTTTTATCACCCGGTGA
- the LOC134001246 gene encoding exocyst complex component 3-like: protein MTQDSKQKNKWPSKLRWKKRRPLPENNQEGGAKKEDKHAIVSVQTTLNTHEEQQSVKEITLQELAELLQVTPDGISVRPGTSEDGSCCSVPHSGQENQQNVVRLVKRSVNQHFPKPPEELERNLQQHLLEVETVLQNELARLASQITCKELMGCLLECYHRQTFNHLLGLLKNISTSKNSFMLLNWVQHTYLSKDLPAAASHQKVDHIKNVDLMLFTEWVTKAKDNLLENVQKDVRKSLEKILQNERSQEGGDSDEAFIQLNMDTIQCTNAMCKAAETISKTLSDRVQEVCFQELLLFVKRYTTEQTEILREQREKAEPDMKLFLKTLQNCEALKQHVQTKSYNIKTSLPEDTVKVLEDMKDVTMKLLLEIVAGYTESHLKNYFKSKNEHFVKLVDEVKMRFPKLMWCQDVQERVMDEVYKLITQLYFKHLVQINQNKLKKCWSSDVGQQVTDDAELLHSTISDMAFGVQQWNLTLLKIPEILECKDTDGLKLDVASMQRMNITKREDLELLLRWKGLSNREVREVLEALPEDQPRPRSVSWYSCFICHRPRFSTED from the exons ATGACTCAAgattcaaaacagaaaaataaatggcCAAGCAAGCTTCggtggaaaaaaaggagacCTTTACCAGAGAACAATCAGGAAG GAGGAGCCAAGAAAGAGGACAAGCATGCCATAGTCTCAGTTCAGACCACCTTAAACACCCATGAGGAACAGCAGAGTGTGAAAGAGATCACACTTCAGGAACTAGCCGAGCTTCTTCAGGTGACACCTGATGGCATCTCTGTGAGGCCTGGTACTTCTGAGGATGGATCTTGTTGTTCAGTGCCTCACTCAGGACAGGAGAACCAGCAGAATGTTGTTCGACTGGTAAAAAGATCTGTGAACCAGCATTTTCCGAAGCCACCGGAAGAGCTGGAGAGGAACCTTCAGCAGCACCTGTTGGAAGTGGAGACAGTCTTGCAGAATGAGCTGGCGAGGCTGGCTTCCCAGATTACATGTAAGGAGTTGATGGGTTGTCTGCTTGAGTGCTACCATCGTCAGACATTTAATCACCTGCTTGGTCTACTCAAGAACATCAGCACGTCCAAGAATTCCTTCATGCTATTAAACTGGGTCCAACACACATATCTGAG TAAGGACCTACCGGCCGCTGCTTCCCATCAAAAAGTGGATCACATAAAAAATGTTGACCTCATGCTGTTCACAGAGTGGGTGACAAAAGCAAAGGACAACCTACTTGAAAATGTGCAG AAAGACGTCAGAAAATCTCTGGAGAAAATCCTGCAGAATGAGAGAAGCCAAGAAGGCGGTGATAGTGACGAAGCTTTCATTCAATTGAACATGGACACTATTCAG TGCACCAATGCCATGTGCAAAGCTGCAGAAACAATCAGCAAAACACTGTCTGACCGTGTTCAGGAGGTTTGTTTCCAAGAGCTGCTGTTGTTTGTGAAGAG GTACACCACTGAGCAGACTGAGATTCTTagagagcaaagagaaaagGCCGAGCCAGACATGAAACTCTTCCTGAAGACTTTGCAAAACTGTGAAGCTCTCAA GCAGCATGTCCAGACCAAAAGTTACAACATCAAAACTTCCCTTCCTGAGGACACTGTGAAAGTGCTTGAAGACATGAAGGATGTAACTATGAAGCTCCTGTTGGAGATTGTTGCTGGCTACACAGAG AGCCACCTTAAGAACTACTTCAAATCGAAGAACGAGCATTTCGTCAAGCTGGTTGACGAAGTAAAAATGCGTTTCCCCAAACTGATGTGGTGTCAGGATGTCCAAGAG agAGTGATGGATGAGGTCTATAAGCTCATCACTCAACTTTACTTCAAACATCTTGTCCAAATCAACCAGAACAAGCTAAAGAAGTGCTGGAGCTCTGACGTTGGGCAACAAGTGACTGACGATGCTGAGCTGCTTCACTCCACCATCTCAGACATG GCCTTTGGTGTCCAACAGTGGAACCTCACGCTGCTAAAAATCCCAGAAATTTTGGAGTGCAAAGACACTGACGGACTGAAACTTGATGTTGCAAGCATGCAGCGGATGAATATCACAAAGAG